In Parasegetibacter sp. NRK P23, a single genomic region encodes these proteins:
- the gldD gene encoding gliding motility lipoprotein GldD, translating into MFRLFSVLLLIVLFASCNSEYTPRPKGYFRIDFPERAYRTFDQPGYPYTFEYPVYAEVVKDSTFFEDDVKGQYWINIDFPRFNGKIYVSYKDVNNNFDALVTDAFNMAYKQHTSRASGIEDSLIQTPNGLSGVFFKLSGNTATGRQFFITDSTRHFLRGALYFDATPNEDSLGIVQRFLMEDMKHLVNTLKWK; encoded by the coding sequence ATGTTCCGACTATTCTCAGTACTCCTGCTCATCGTTCTTTTCGCCTCGTGTAACAGCGAATACACCCCGCGTCCAAAGGGGTATTTCCGCATCGATTTCCCGGAAAGGGCTTACCGCACCTTCGATCAACCCGGGTATCCTTATACTTTTGAATACCCTGTTTACGCCGAAGTGGTGAAGGACTCCACTTTTTTTGAGGATGATGTGAAAGGGCAGTACTGGATCAATATCGACTTTCCGCGGTTCAACGGGAAGATATATGTGAGTTATAAGGACGTAAACAACAATTTCGACGCCCTGGTGACCGATGCCTTTAACATGGCCTATAAACAGCATACCAGCCGGGCCTCCGGTATTGAAGATTCGCTGATCCAGACCCCTAACGGCTTATCGGGTGTTTTCTTCAAACTTTCGGGGAATACCGCCACCGGAAGACAGTTTTTTATCACCGACAGTACCCGTCATTTTCTGCGCGGGGCGCTGTATTTTGACGCTACTCCCAACGAGGATTCCCTGGGCATCGTGCAACGTTTTCTGATGGAAGACATGAAGCACCTGGTGAACACCCTGAAGTGGAAATAG
- a CDS encoding LutB/LldF family L-lactate oxidation iron-sulfur protein, with protein MSQTAASFIAKSTVKAADLDHRNKINFNISKYNAVVPMGKKQFSDVHLARERAKNVKWRAIEHLDVYLEQFESELLRRGGRIIWAQDAEEARKEILNICKEKNCRTVVKSKSMATEEIKLNDFLHEHNIESVETDLGEYIQQLDEEPPYHIVTPAMHKSKEDVAKLFAEKLGTDPRLSPEELTLVAREKLREKYVQAEVGITGANFIVADVGGIALTENEGNARLSSAFPKTHIVLVGIEKVIPSMNDLPLFWPLLATFGTGQQLTVYNTLISGPRQQGETDGPEEMIVILLDNGRTNLLANEKTREALYCIRCGACLNACPVYKNIGGHSYETTYSGPIGAVITPHLKDLGEWKHLSNASSLCGNCTEVCAVKINLHELLLENRHEAVEEGIATWGEKIAWKVWKKASLNRGMMNMGNAKMKNWMVNKVFKGWTAHRGDLDFSNKTFNEMWKEKNSKK; from the coding sequence ATGAGCCAAACCGCCGCCTCGTTCATCGCGAAAAGTACTGTGAAGGCCGCAGACCTCGACCACCGCAATAAGATCAACTTCAACATCAGCAAATACAACGCGGTGGTGCCGATGGGGAAGAAGCAGTTCTCCGATGTGCACCTGGCGCGGGAAAGGGCCAAGAACGTGAAGTGGCGCGCCATAGAACACCTTGACGTGTACCTGGAACAATTTGAATCGGAACTGCTGCGCCGTGGCGGAAGGATCATCTGGGCACAGGACGCGGAAGAGGCACGGAAAGAAATTCTCAACATCTGTAAGGAAAAGAACTGCCGCACCGTTGTTAAAAGCAAGAGCATGGCTACGGAGGAAATCAAACTCAACGATTTCCTGCACGAGCACAATATAGAAAGTGTAGAAACTGATTTGGGTGAATACATCCAGCAACTGGACGAAGAACCGCCGTACCACATTGTTACGCCCGCCATGCACAAAAGCAAGGAAGACGTGGCGAAATTGTTCGCGGAAAAACTGGGTACCGACCCCAGGCTGAGTCCGGAAGAGTTGACCCTCGTTGCCCGCGAAAAACTCCGCGAAAAATATGTGCAGGCGGAAGTGGGCATCACCGGCGCGAACTTTATTGTGGCCGATGTAGGCGGTATCGCGCTGACGGAGAACGAGGGCAATGCCAGGCTCAGCAGCGCTTTCCCCAAAACACATATCGTGCTGGTGGGCATCGAAAAGGTGATCCCCTCCATGAACGACCTGCCGCTGTTCTGGCCCCTGCTCGCTACATTCGGTACCGGACAGCAGCTCACCGTATACAACACGCTGATCTCCGGCCCCCGGCAACAGGGAGAAACCGACGGTCCCGAAGAAATGATCGTTATCCTGCTGGACAACGGCAGGACCAACCTGCTCGCCAACGAAAAAACGCGCGAAGCGCTCTATTGCATCCGTTGCGGTGCTTGTCTCAATGCCTGTCCCGTTTATAAAAATATTGGTGGTCATAGCTACGAAACCACTTACAGCGGCCCGATCGGTGCCGTGATTACCCCGCACCTCAAGGACCTGGGAGAGTGGAAGCACCTCAGCAACGCCTCTTCCCTTTGCGGGAACTGCACAGAAGTATGCGCGGTAAAGATCAACCTCCATGAATTGCTGCTCGAGAACCGGCATGAAGCCGTGGAAGAAGGCATCGCTACCTGGGGGGAGAAAATCGCCTGGAAGGTATGGAAGAAAGCCAGTCTGAACCGTGGCATGATGAATATGGGCAATGCGAAAATGAAGAACTGGATGGTGAACAAAGTATTCAAAGGATGGACCGCGCACCGTGGCGACCTGGATTTCTCCAACAAAACCTTCAACGAAATGTGGAAGGAAAAAAACTCGAAGAAATAA
- the bcp gene encoding thioredoxin-dependent thiol peroxidase, giving the protein MTALTEGTKAPAFTGIDQNGNKVSLKDYKGKKLVLYFYPQDLTPTCTVQACNLRDNFSLLQQHGLEVLGVSPDDAEKHKKFESRHQLPFPLIADTEHAIIEKYGVWGEKQLYGRKYMGLHRTTFVIDEKGVIVKVFLRPKSKQHAEEILKAIASV; this is encoded by the coding sequence ATGACAGCATTAACTGAAGGGACTAAAGCTCCGGCGTTCACAGGGATTGATCAGAACGGGAACAAAGTTTCATTGAAAGATTATAAAGGAAAGAAACTGGTATTGTATTTCTATCCACAAGACCTCACACCAACCTGCACGGTGCAGGCGTGTAACCTGCGTGATAATTTTTCTTTGCTGCAACAGCATGGGCTTGAAGTGTTGGGTGTAAGTCCCGATGATGCGGAGAAGCACAAAAAATTTGAATCGCGGCACCAGCTTCCGTTTCCTTTGATCGCGGACACGGAACATGCGATCATAGAAAAATATGGTGTATGGGGTGAGAAGCAATTGTATGGCCGTAAGTATATGGGCCTTCACCGCACCACTTTCGTGATTGATGAGAAGGGTGTTATCGTGAAGGTATTCCTTCGTCCGAAGAGCAAGCAACATGCGGAGGAAATCCTGAAGGCTATCGCATCAGTGTAA
- a CDS encoding ComEC/Rec2 family competence protein, with the protein MLDHAEKKPPFLKLLPALCAGIMWGWYAPPQWNIAVMLLLVGFSLLLLLRIRKLKIVAGRLIGSAGVYLLLAGCGSYITAAQKAVHLPGIFLAKVSGQEITAVVDVLEPPSETEKSFKYVCRLRGYVSHQPTSFENNESANPAQANGYIPTPGLKLIAYIRKQEATAPAGYGNRMLVVCRPQQIRSSGNPGAFDYAGWCAKKGFYLQAWADTGVSVILPGFYGNRCLKVLYEIRERVLQGIDRYIPDPATGGIAKALLVGYRHGIDDELNDAYIRTGVVHIVAISGMHLSMIFGLMAMIPVGRNSRITWCIRNISIGILIWLFTLLTGGAASIVRAAVMLSLLLLAECLRKRPGSINTLLATAFLMLTVDPMTLWDIGFQLSFTAVAGLILFAQKIADLVQPKHPLLRLGWQMQAVNIAAQVLTTPLVLFYFHQFPVLFLLTNMVAVPVSGLVLYVEIIFCIFLWCEPVAMMIGKSIHHLLAYMNAYIEAIATIPFCTAENLQVSMIQMIWMYVLIAGAVVWLSNKNKLAFKGALVSLLMVFILRSRDIFYAEKQAGIFVYQMPGHFYAEGIKGRLALHINNGENKFAPDEKTYKRYVLPAHIAGRIATKAVMDIFRIDGKAVVFMMGWASFKTIQQTNLPDRGKIFIVLVEDALPEQDLEFLPSLVVLSNNASHYNSTIWKRYCRKNQVALHDMKKEGAFVIPPN; encoded by the coding sequence ATGTTGGATCATGCAGAAAAGAAGCCGCCGTTTTTAAAGTTACTTCCCGCATTATGCGCAGGAATCATGTGGGGATGGTATGCGCCGCCACAATGGAACATCGCTGTGATGCTCCTGTTAGTAGGATTTTCTTTGCTTTTACTATTGAGGATACGCAAGCTGAAGATAGTTGCAGGCAGGCTTATAGGGTCGGCAGGGGTTTATCTTTTGCTGGCAGGATGCGGAAGCTATATTACAGCTGCGCAAAAAGCCGTTCACCTCCCCGGTATATTCCTGGCAAAAGTGAGCGGGCAGGAGATTACGGCGGTGGTTGACGTACTTGAGCCGCCTTCTGAAACGGAGAAGAGTTTTAAATATGTATGCCGGCTTCGGGGATATGTAAGCCATCAGCCAACCTCTTTTGAAAATAATGAATCAGCCAACCCTGCTCAGGCAAACGGATATATACCAACGCCTGGCCTGAAGCTCATCGCTTACATCAGAAAGCAGGAAGCCACTGCGCCCGCAGGATACGGTAACCGGATGCTCGTGGTTTGTCGTCCGCAACAAATCCGCTCATCCGGAAACCCAGGTGCATTCGATTATGCCGGGTGGTGCGCTAAAAAAGGATTCTACCTTCAGGCATGGGCAGATACAGGAGTTTCGGTCATCTTGCCCGGCTTTTATGGTAACAGGTGTCTGAAGGTGCTTTATGAGATCAGGGAGCGGGTACTTCAGGGTATTGACAGATACATTCCCGACCCGGCAACCGGGGGAATAGCCAAAGCGTTGCTCGTAGGTTACAGGCATGGCATTGACGACGAGTTGAATGACGCCTACATTAGAACAGGCGTGGTGCACATTGTGGCGATATCAGGTATGCACCTGAGCATGATCTTCGGGTTGATGGCCATGATACCTGTTGGGAGGAATTCACGTATCACCTGGTGTATCCGGAATATTAGCATCGGCATACTGATCTGGCTGTTCACATTGCTTACCGGAGGCGCGGCATCCATTGTGAGGGCGGCGGTTATGCTGAGTTTATTGCTGCTGGCGGAGTGCCTTAGAAAACGACCGGGATCGATCAACACGTTGCTGGCCACCGCCTTCCTGATGTTGACCGTGGACCCGATGACGTTATGGGATATCGGATTTCAATTGTCGTTCACCGCGGTGGCGGGGTTGATTCTTTTCGCGCAAAAGATAGCCGATCTTGTGCAGCCAAAGCACCCTTTGCTCCGGCTTGGCTGGCAGATGCAGGCGGTGAACATTGCAGCGCAGGTGCTTACCACACCGTTGGTGCTGTTCTATTTTCACCAGTTCCCGGTACTTTTCCTGCTGACAAATATGGTAGCAGTTCCTGTATCTGGTTTGGTGCTGTATGTAGAGATTATCTTCTGCATTTTTCTATGGTGCGAACCCGTTGCAATGATGATCGGTAAATCAATTCATCACCTGCTTGCTTACATGAACGCTTACATAGAAGCGATCGCCACGATTCCATTTTGTACGGCGGAAAATCTTCAGGTGAGTATGATCCAGATGATATGGATGTATGTGCTGATTGCAGGCGCGGTCGTATGGCTAAGCAACAAAAACAAACTTGCCTTCAAAGGAGCGTTAGTATCCTTATTGATGGTATTCATATTGCGGAGCCGGGATATTTTTTATGCTGAAAAACAAGCCGGCATTTTTGTGTACCAGATGCCCGGACATTTTTACGCGGAAGGTATAAAAGGCCGCTTGGCTCTCCATATTAATAACGGCGAAAATAAGTTTGCGCCAGATGAAAAGACTTATAAAAGATATGTTCTCCCGGCTCATATAGCGGGTAGAATAGCTACAAAAGCGGTAATGGATATTTTCAGAATTGATGGAAAAGCAGTGGTATTTATGATGGGATGGGCAAGCTTCAAAACGATACAACAAACCAATTTACCGGACCGCGGGAAAATTTTCATCGTCCTGGTGGAAGACGCCTTGCCGGAACAGGACCTGGAATTCCTTCCATCGCTGGTTGTTTTGAGCAATAACGCAAGCCATTACAATTCAACTATTTGGAAGAGGTATTGCCGTAAAAACCAGGTTGCGCTTCATGACATGAAGAAGGAAGGCGCTTTTGTAATCCCCCCGAATTGA
- the purH gene encoding bifunctional phosphoribosylaminoimidazolecarboxamide formyltransferase/IMP cyclohydrolase, with protein MSKKIQSALISVFYKDGLDAIVKKLNDLGVKIYSTGGTQNFIEGLGLPCISVESLTTYPSILGGRVKTLHPAVFGGILGRRDNETDLKEMAQYQIPEMDLVIVDLYPFEETVASTTEEKAIIEKIDIGGPSMIRAAAKNHKDVVVIASKADYVLLEEILDQQHGETTLEQRRMFAMKAFDVCTGYDIAISNYFRQTNHFNPFGTQQTVLRYGENPHQQGVFYGNLAQLFNQLNGKELSYNNLVDVDAAVQLINEFTPADGITFSIIKHTNVCGIASRATLKEAWDAALAGDPESAFGGVLACNTIVDKATAEAINEIFFEVLIAPSFSEEALTVLKSKKNRILLQQKEYKASANQYKSLLNGVLQQQNDEGNFADWKEAANRPSSETEKADLIFANIVCKHLKSNAIALVKNKQLVGKGCGQTSRIDALRHAVEKAKQFNFDLNGAVMASDAFFPFNDCVKLGHEAGITAFIQPGGSIRDNDSIEYCKENNLAMVITGLRHFKH; from the coding sequence ATGTCCAAAAAGATCCAGTCGGCGCTGATCTCTGTTTTCTACAAAGACGGCCTGGATGCTATCGTTAAAAAACTGAACGATCTCGGTGTAAAGATCTACTCCACCGGTGGTACACAGAACTTTATAGAGGGCCTGGGCCTTCCCTGTATATCCGTTGAATCGCTTACCACATACCCATCGATTCTGGGAGGAAGGGTAAAAACCCTTCACCCCGCCGTTTTTGGCGGTATCCTGGGACGTCGCGACAATGAGACCGATCTGAAAGAGATGGCGCAGTACCAGATCCCTGAAATGGACCTTGTGATTGTTGACCTCTACCCTTTTGAGGAAACCGTTGCCTCCACTACTGAAGAGAAAGCCATTATCGAGAAGATTGATATCGGTGGCCCTTCCATGATCCGTGCTGCGGCCAAGAACCATAAAGATGTCGTGGTGATCGCTTCCAAAGCTGATTATGTGCTGCTCGAAGAGATACTGGACCAGCAGCATGGTGAAACAACTCTTGAACAAAGGAGAATGTTCGCCATGAAAGCATTCGATGTTTGTACAGGATACGATATCGCCATCTCCAACTATTTCCGCCAGACCAACCATTTTAATCCGTTCGGTACACAGCAAACCGTACTCAGGTATGGTGAGAACCCCCACCAACAAGGTGTCTTCTACGGAAACCTTGCGCAGTTGTTCAACCAACTCAACGGAAAGGAACTTTCTTACAACAACCTGGTTGACGTAGATGCCGCCGTTCAATTGATCAATGAGTTCACGCCTGCGGACGGCATCACCTTTTCCATCATCAAACATACCAATGTATGCGGCATCGCCTCCCGCGCCACTTTGAAAGAAGCCTGGGACGCCGCACTGGCTGGTGATCCTGAATCCGCTTTCGGCGGCGTGCTCGCCTGCAATACCATCGTTGACAAAGCCACAGCAGAAGCCATCAACGAGATATTTTTTGAAGTACTCATCGCACCTTCATTCTCAGAAGAAGCGCTTACCGTACTGAAATCGAAAAAGAACAGGATCCTGTTACAACAAAAAGAATACAAGGCTTCCGCCAATCAATACAAATCACTGCTCAACGGCGTACTGCAACAGCAGAACGATGAAGGCAATTTCGCGGATTGGAAAGAAGCGGCCAACAGGCCAAGTTCCGAAACAGAAAAAGCCGATCTCATTTTCGCAAATATTGTTTGTAAGCACCTTAAATCCAACGCGATCGCTTTGGTGAAGAACAAACAACTGGTTGGTAAAGGTTGCGGACAAACCAGCCGGATCGATGCACTGCGTCACGCCGTTGAAAAAGCGAAACAATTCAACTTCGACCTCAATGGCGCCGTGATGGCATCCGACGCGTTCTTCCCCTTCAATGATTGTGTGAAGCTGGGCCATGAGGCTGGCATCACCGCATTCATTCAGCCCGGAGGCTCCATCCGTGACAACGACTCCATCGAGTATTGTAAGGAGAACAACCTCGCGATGGTCATCACAGGCCTGCGGCACTTCAAACATTAA
- a CDS encoding DMT family transporter codes for MQQQQENKSSAYWAVAALCVFWGTTWLPSKIGVGYMPPLQLAGTRQLVAGTLFMTYFSFRRMPLPTLRQFGALTVLSFFFLVVSNGLTVWSLKYIPSGVGSIIGAIVPLWIALISVLFMGEKLNRLVAAGLVLGFSGIVLVFFNDLLLLFDPAAKGNNFGAGMVLGIIATLSWSIGTIYTARSSIKLDPFHSLGWQMLISGIILLSTSYGFEETVPLRQIHHHALMAIAYLVIVGSIITFMAYIYALRKLPTAQVAVYAYVNPIIAVLLGWVILGEKVNLFLLAGGAITLLGVYLVNRGFRKG; via the coding sequence ATGCAACAGCAACAAGAGAACAAGTCTTCAGCCTACTGGGCAGTGGCGGCGCTTTGCGTTTTCTGGGGCACCACCTGGCTGCCTTCAAAAATTGGCGTGGGCTATATGCCCCCGCTTCAACTGGCCGGTACCAGGCAGTTGGTGGCAGGTACACTGTTCATGACTTACTTTTCTTTCAGGAGAATGCCCCTGCCCACACTCCGGCAATTCGGAGCACTTACGGTATTGAGTTTCTTTTTCCTGGTGGTAAGTAACGGCCTTACAGTATGGTCACTGAAATACATTCCAAGTGGCGTGGGTTCGATTATTGGGGCGATCGTTCCTTTGTGGATCGCGCTGATCAGCGTACTCTTCATGGGGGAAAAACTGAACAGGCTGGTGGCTGCCGGGCTGGTGCTGGGTTTCTCCGGCATTGTACTGGTATTCTTCAACGACCTGCTGTTGTTATTCGATCCCGCTGCCAAGGGCAATAACTTCGGAGCGGGTATGGTGCTGGGCATCATCGCCACACTTTCCTGGTCGATTGGTACGATCTACACTGCCAGGTCTTCGATTAAACTGGATCCTTTTCATAGCCTGGGTTGGCAGATGCTGATTTCAGGCATTATCCTATTGAGTACCTCGTATGGCTTTGAAGAAACGGTACCATTGCGGCAGATACACCACCATGCGTTAATGGCCATCGCCTACCTGGTGATCGTGGGATCAATCATTACCTTCATGGCCTACATATACGCTTTGCGTAAGCTGCCAACAGCTCAGGTGGCCGTTTACGCTTATGTTAACCCGATCATTGCCGTACTGCTGGGATGGGTGATACTCGGGGAAAAAGTGAATCTTTTCCTGCTGGCGGGTGGCGCCATTACGTTACTGGGTGTTTACCTGGTGAATCGTGGATTCAGAAAAGGATAG
- a CDS encoding DUF3109 family protein, whose product MIAIDNILVSDEVVQEHFVCDLNKCKGGCCVDGDAGAPLEKEELAYIQEVYEHVKPYLPEEAVKEIERQGLYVYDREFGWVTPTINSQICVYGLTDANGIVKCGIEQAYLDGKVSWKKPISCHLFPVKVSKSSDGELDLVNYEPREDLCSAACKLGNKLKVPAYVFLKESLTRKFGHEFYEALDAVAKEHFSDAKK is encoded by the coding sequence ATGATAGCCATCGATAATATCCTGGTGAGTGATGAAGTGGTGCAGGAACATTTTGTATGTGACCTGAACAAGTGTAAAGGCGGATGCTGTGTAGACGGAGATGCCGGGGCGCCACTCGAAAAAGAAGAGTTGGCATATATCCAGGAAGTATATGAGCATGTGAAGCCTTACCTGCCCGAAGAGGCGGTGAAAGAGATCGAGCGCCAGGGGCTTTATGTGTACGACCGGGAGTTCGGCTGGGTAACCCCCACCATCAATTCCCAGATCTGTGTATATGGGCTGACCGATGCGAACGGCATTGTAAAATGCGGTATCGAACAGGCTTACCTGGATGGAAAGGTGAGTTGGAAAAAACCGATCTCCTGCCACCTGTTCCCGGTTAAAGTCTCAAAAAGCAGTGATGGAGAACTTGACCTCGTGAACTATGAACCCCGTGAGGACCTCTGTTCCGCCGCGTGTAAACTGGGCAATAAGCTAAAAGTGCCGGCCTATGTTTTCCTGAAAGAATCCCTTACGAGGAAATTCGGGCACGAATTTTATGAAGCATTGGATGCTGTAGCAAAAGAACATTTTTCTGACGCAAAGAAATAG